The following nucleotide sequence is from Melioribacteraceae bacterium.
TATAATCCCCGATTCATTTGTTGTGCCTTCCAATCTAATTTGATTATTGTATGAAACTACCGAGACATTAACATTTGAAACCGGCTCTGCAGATTTAATGGAATTAACAAATACGACAAGTTGATTATCCGATCTCTTGGCAATAATTGCTAAATCGGAAATTGCAATCATTTTTGAATCTTGTATCCATCTATCTTCAGCGGAGCGAACTGTAACTGTATATATTCCCTTTAGATCCGATTGAATAGCTTTATCTAAATTTAAGTTTAATTTTTGAAGCCAATTTCGGCTTGAGTTCAATTCAACTTTTTCTGTATAAAGTGTTCTTCCAAAACTTTCACCATAAAAGAAAGGATTGTAATAACCTTCGAAATCATCATATGTATAAGAATAGCGATCCAAGAAATGAACTAAATTATTTTTAAATATTTGAGAAACTTCAATTTCAACTTGATCAACGTTTACAATGTTTGTCTGCAAATTTTTATTACCGCCGAGCATTAAGTACTTGCCGCGCTTATCCGAAAAGTTTATTGATGGATTTAAACTTACAAGTGAAACTACTTGTTCATATTCAAACTCTAATTCACCACCATATAATCCGGGTAAACCTTTTTCTATTTTTAATTCAACCGTTTCCATGTTATCAAGATTTGATTCGATACGAAACGAATTTTCTGTTACAAAGAACTGCATATCACTTTTGGGATTTAGAGCAACATAATCTCTCAATTTTGTTTCATCGACCATTTGTGTAGTACCGACAATTATTGAAGTAATCTCTCCGTTATATTCCGATGCAACACCAGTAATTTGTAATTTAGTGATTGGTGGTAAATCTTTTGCAAAGGAACGTGATTCGCTTAAAGGTTTTTTACCCACAATCGACATTAATCCTTTTTCAACTTTTATTTCAAACTCTTGATCTTTATCCAATTGCTGAATTTCGCCAAAGTTCATAGCTATTGTTTGATTAGAGCTTTGCGATACTATCTCATAGTTTGAAATTTCTTCTCCTTCAACAAACACTTTTATGTACTGCTTAAGTTGGTCCGGATTTACCGCATAATTGAAATTAATATTAGCTTGAACGGATAGTTTGTAAGTTTGATTAGGGATCCTAGTCCAGAAAAAATCTACCGAAACTACATCAAATTCCGGGGTGTGAAATTTGACTTCATCAAAATCGGGACTAAATGTTGTATTGAATAAAACTTTTTTTGTGATATTAGCTGTGTAAGACTGAATCGGTTCAAGCGGAACATCCGGTGAAAATATTAATGTACTCGCATCAATCCATTTAAATTGACCGGGAATCTTTGGATTGAAATCTATAAATTCTTCTTGTAGCCATTGGTCATGAATATCTGCTGGTGCAAGGTTCTCTGAAAACTCAACAGTAAATGTAGTTAAATTGTTAACTTCTCCTGTTGGTGTGAATTGGTTAATTTTAACACTGTTAGAAGGTCCACACGCGCTAAAAAATAGGCTTATAAAAACCAAAGTCAAAACTGCTTTTTTCATAACAACTCCGTCTTCCCGGTTTATAATTTTAATGTTTTTTACTCTTGTGAGAATTATTAATCATAATGAAAAGTAATGAATTGCAATTAAATATGTAGAAAATATTATTTTAAGTGAAATCTTTTGTCCAACATAAAAAGGATTTTCGTATATTTAATTCACTTTATTAGGAAAGCCATGATGAATTGTATCAACAGATTTTCATCACTTTCTTCCGCGGATAATTAAGGAAACGATTTTGACTCAAAAAAAGAGAATATTGTCCTATCAAGCTTTGTTAATCTTTTGTGCCATGATAATTGTAATGTTATTATTTGTGTTGATTAAAAATTACTTGTCTGGTAACGAAATTATACTCTTTGACGATATACCGATTATTTTATTCAGTTCGTTGATAGCGGCAATAGTTTCTTCATTGGTAATACAGAACTTTCGTTTGTTAATTAACGATGGAGTAACCCAAAATTTAAATATCGATCAAAATCACGAGAGTCAGTATAATCTTTCCCTATTAGAAGCAACGATTGAATCGACCGCAGATGGTATTTTGGTTATTGATACAAATAAGAAGGTTTCACTAACCAACGAAAAATTTGCAGAGTTATGGAATATTCCGCCATCATTATTGGCTTCTAAAGATGATGACAAAATGCTCGCTTTTATTTTAGACCAGCTTAAAGATCCGGATCAGTTTATAAAAAAAGTTGAAGATCTGTACAGGCATCCGGAAAAATCCAGCTATGATGAAATAGAATTTAAGGATGGTAGAATCTTCGAGCGTTATTCAATACCACAGAAATTTGGGGATAAAATACTTGGTCGTGTATGGAGTTTCAGAGATATAACCGAAACACGACAAGCAGAAAAATCTTTACGGGAAAGCGAAAAAACATATAAAGCCATTTTTGAAAGCTCTACCGATTCTATGTTTTTAATGGACGACCTTTTTCTTGATTGTAATGATTCAGTATGTGAACTATTTGAATGTAAGAAAGAAGAAGTCATTGGTAAGTCACCTCTCCACTTTTCACCGGAATATCAACCGGATGGAAAAAAGTCAGCGGAAGCTGCCGCTGAAAAAATTCATCAAGTTAAAAACGGTATTCCGCAAAGATTCTATTGGCAGCACAAGTCCAAAAGTGATAAACTGATTGATGCCGAGGTTTCCTTAACCCCAATTAAACTAGCAGGCAATGATGTAATTCTAGCAATTGTTAGAGATATAACAGAAAGAAAAAAAGTTGAAGTAATGCGGGAAGCACTTTACCAAATTTCCGAAGCTGCTTATACTGCATCGGATATGGTCGCATTGTATAAAAAGATTCATGAAGCCGTAAGCACCTTAATGCCTGTAATAAACTTTTACATTGCAATATATGATGAGAAAACAGATACAATTTCATTCCCGTATATGGTTGACGAATATGATCCGCCATATCCGCCAAAAAAAGCCGGAAAA
It contains:
- a CDS encoding ATP-binding protein, which gives rise to MTQKKRILSYQALLIFCAMIIVMLLFVLIKNYLSGNEIILFDDIPIILFSSLIAAIVSSLVIQNFRLLINDGVTQNLNIDQNHESQYNLSLLEATIESTADGILVIDTNKKVSLTNEKFAELWNIPPSLLASKDDDKMLAFILDQLKDPDQFIKKVEDLYRHPEKSSYDEIEFKDGRIFERYSIPQKFGDKILGRVWSFRDITETRQAEKSLRESEKTYKAIFESSTDSMFLMDDLFLDCNDSVCELFECKKEEVIGKSPLHFSPEYQPDGKKSAEAAAEKIHQVKNGIPQRFYWQHKSKSDKLIDAEVSLTPIKLAGNDVILAIVRDITERKKVEVMREALYQISEAAYTASDMVALYKKIHEAVSTLMPVINFYIAIYDEKTDTISFPYMVDEYDPPYPPKKAGKGLTEYILKKGEATLIDEKLDLELRETGEVEMIGTPTLIWLGVPLKVEGKTIGVIVVQDYHTAETYGEEEKQILVFVAEQIAQVIERKRNSEAIKKFSEELKELNTTKDKFFSIIAHDLKNPFITILGFSDILLADYDELSDEERKFYVAEMEKSANLSHNLLQNLLQWSRAQTGRIEFNPSELILSDVVEENFQLLRNSANEKKIELTADVPRDLKVFADEDMLNTILRNLLTNSVKFSNSGGTVSVFAEQKESLVEVQVRDSGVGMDQETIDKLFRLDTTNSKIGTSGETGTGLGLILCKEFVEKHNGKIRVESEPGKGSSFIFTFPFKSS